One window of the Burkholderia ubonensis subsp. mesacidophila genome contains the following:
- a CDS encoding circularly permuted type 2 ATP-grasp protein, with translation MHTLFDTGSQPDAAELAAALAAPAAAGRYDELRGSAAGLQAPALAPAWRAFFTHLGSDGVADLDRRADALQRRMRENGLFYQLHEQRAGDGATGPWSLDLLPLIVTSQDWAAIERGVLQRVRLLNTMMADLYGPQTILQRGLLPPALVTGHPGYLRAMRGARVPGDTWLHVVAFDLARGPDGQWRMIAHHTQGAAGLGYLLENRLIVSRLLPRTFRGLRVQRLAASYRALLQSMQALSPARKNSRIVLLTPGPHSATYFEHAYLARYLGLTLVEGGDLTARDNRVFLKTLRGLEPVHGILRRVDDAWLDPLELRPDSLLGVPGLLQAVRAGNVLLANAPGSGFLESPGMLGFMPRLAESLLGETLTLPAVHSWWCGEPAACDDALPQLARCIVKPSFPPDVQAGGGFEPVIGARLTHAQLAEWRARILANPAHYTVQADLPLSQAPTWPGHREPSDGYGNGGARIVPKPLLLRVFALADGAARWRVLPGGLSRVGARDALFNAPMPHGGSTVDTWVMTEGVVDATTLLQTHLSAEDLSAAQPRAIASRAAENLFWLGRYTERATNLMRLARAALERLRGEDDADSPAHLELIDTLCRDAGLIAADAPSAVDAPRAFQHALAVSLTRGADRAAGIASCLFGMRGAAAAIRERLSSEQWRLIDDATQLFADSTGNAEAEEQLGNEALQLLDRLGLLLGAITGAQTDNMTRDDGWRLLSIGRQIDRLDFLCSVLRFAFDEGAVHKQDGFELVLELFDSAITFRSRFQRGFDVAPLLSLVVLDTDNPRSLAWVVQAMRGRLTKVERSEGYALSELADAIPDVPGWSLHELCETGDDGRHDRLLERLDTTAKAVWALSNRIGERYFSHVREAGRTLW, from the coding sequence ATGCACACGCTCTTCGATACCGGGTCGCAGCCCGACGCCGCCGAGCTGGCCGCCGCGCTTGCCGCGCCGGCGGCTGCCGGCCGCTACGACGAGCTGCGCGGCAGCGCGGCCGGCCTGCAGGCGCCCGCGCTCGCGCCGGCGTGGCGCGCGTTCTTCACGCACCTCGGCAGCGACGGCGTGGCCGATCTCGACCGCCGCGCGGACGCGCTGCAGCGGCGCATGCGCGAGAACGGGCTGTTCTACCAGCTGCACGAGCAGCGCGCCGGCGACGGCGCGACCGGCCCGTGGTCGCTCGACCTGCTGCCGCTGATCGTCACGTCGCAGGATTGGGCGGCGATCGAGCGCGGCGTGCTGCAGCGCGTGCGGCTGCTCAACACGATGATGGCCGACCTGTACGGGCCGCAGACGATCCTGCAGCGCGGGCTGCTGCCGCCCGCGCTCGTCACCGGGCATCCCGGCTACCTGCGCGCGATGCGCGGCGCGCGGGTGCCGGGCGACACGTGGCTGCACGTCGTCGCGTTCGATCTCGCGCGCGGGCCGGACGGCCAGTGGCGGATGATCGCGCATCACACGCAGGGCGCGGCCGGGCTCGGCTATCTGCTGGAAAACCGCCTGATCGTGTCGCGCCTGCTGCCGCGCACCTTCCGCGGGCTGCGCGTGCAGCGGCTCGCGGCGAGCTACCGCGCGCTGCTGCAGAGCATGCAGGCGCTGAGCCCGGCACGGAAGAACTCGCGGATCGTGCTGCTGACGCCGGGGCCGCACAGCGCGACGTATTTCGAGCATGCGTATCTCGCGCGCTACCTCGGCCTCACGCTGGTCGAGGGCGGCGACCTGACCGCGCGCGACAACCGCGTGTTCCTGAAGACGCTGCGCGGGCTCGAACCCGTGCACGGGATCCTGCGGCGCGTCGACGACGCGTGGCTCGATCCGCTGGAGCTGCGGCCCGATTCGCTGCTCGGCGTGCCGGGGCTGCTGCAGGCGGTGCGCGCGGGCAACGTGCTGCTCGCGAACGCGCCGGGCTCGGGCTTCCTCGAATCGCCGGGCATGCTCGGCTTCATGCCGCGTCTCGCGGAAAGCCTGCTGGGCGAAACGCTGACGCTGCCGGCCGTGCATTCGTGGTGGTGCGGCGAGCCGGCCGCGTGCGACGACGCGCTGCCGCAGCTCGCGCGCTGCATCGTCAAGCCGTCGTTCCCGCCGGACGTGCAGGCGGGCGGCGGCTTCGAGCCGGTGATCGGCGCGCGGCTCACGCACGCGCAGCTCGCCGAATGGCGCGCGCGGATCCTCGCGAATCCCGCGCACTACACGGTGCAGGCCGACCTGCCGCTGTCGCAGGCGCCGACGTGGCCGGGCCACCGCGAGCCGAGCGACGGCTACGGCAACGGCGGCGCGCGGATCGTGCCGAAGCCGCTGTTGCTGCGGGTGTTCGCGCTCGCGGACGGCGCGGCGCGCTGGCGCGTGCTGCCCGGCGGGCTGTCGCGGGTCGGCGCGCGCGACGCGCTGTTCAACGCGCCGATGCCGCACGGCGGCAGCACGGTCGATACGTGGGTGATGACGGAAGGCGTCGTCGATGCGACGACGCTGCTGCAGACCCATCTCAGCGCGGAGGACCTGAGCGCCGCGCAGCCGCGCGCGATCGCGAGCCGCGCGGCGGAGAACCTGTTCTGGCTCGGGCGCTACACCGAGCGCGCGACCAACCTGATGCGGCTCGCGCGCGCGGCGCTCGAACGGCTGCGCGGCGAGGACGACGCGGACAGTCCCGCGCATCTGGAGCTGATCGACACGCTGTGCCGCGACGCGGGCCTGATCGCGGCCGATGCGCCGAGCGCCGTCGACGCGCCGCGCGCGTTCCAGCATGCGCTCGCCGTATCGCTGACGCGCGGCGCGGACCGCGCGGCGGGCATCGCGTCGTGCCTGTTCGGGATGCGCGGCGCGGCGGCCGCGATCCGCGAGCGGCTGTCGAGCGAGCAATGGCGGCTGATCGACGACGCGACCCAGTTGTTCGCCGACAGCACCGGCAACGCGGAAGCGGAAGAGCAGCTCGGCAACGAAGCGCTGCAGCTGCTCGACCGGCTCGGCCTGCTGCTCGGCGCGATCACCGGCGCGCAGACCGACAACATGACGCGCGACGACGGCTGGCGGCTGCTGTCGATCGGCCGGCAGATCGACCGGCTGGACTTTCTGTGCAGCGTGTTGCGGTTCGCGTTCGACGAAGGCGCGGTGCACAAGCAGGACGGCTTCGAGCTGGTGCTGGAGCTGTTCGACAGCGCGATCACGTTCCGCTCACGCTTCCAGCGCGGCTTCGACGTCGCGCCGCTGCTGTCGCTCGTCGTGCTCGACACCGACAATCCGCGCTCGCTCGCGTGGGTCGTGCAGGCGATGCGGGGACGCCTGACGAAGGTCGAGCGCAGCGAGGGCTATGCGCTGTCCGAGCTGGCCGACGCGATCCCGGACGTGCCCGGCTGGTCGCTGCACGAGTTGTGCGAAACCGGCGACGATGGCCGCCACGACCGGCTGCTCGAGCGCCTCGACACAACCGCGAAGGCCGTGTGGGCGCTGTCGAACCGGATCGGCGAACGCTATTTCAGCCACGTGCGCGAGGCGGGCAGGACGCTATGGTGA
- a CDS encoding transglutaminase family protein yields MPIHVALHHTTRYRYDRLVNLGPQVVRLRPAPHCRTPIVAYSMTVRPAQHFLNWQQDPFANYLARLVFPERTRAFEITVDLVAEMSVYNPFDFFLESSAEQYPFQYDDALRTELAPYLACDPPTSASSAFRAYLDGVDRTPAGTVNFLVALNQKLSRDIRYLVRMEPGVQTPAQTLERASGSCRDSGWLLVQLCRHLGIAARFVSGYLIQLTPDVKSLDGPSGTAVDFTDLHAWCEVYLPGAGWIGFDPTSGLLAGEGHIPLACTPQPTSAAPVEGLIDECEVAFEHEMAVTRVYESPRVTKPYTDAQWGAVRALGAQVDAALTAGDVRLTQGGEPTFVSIDDRDGAEWNTDALGPTKRGYATELVQRLRAEYGHGGFLHFGQGKWYPGEQLPRWALSIFWRADGQPAWRDPSLFADERVPSAYTTDDAKRFIDALAARLNLTGEFIRPGYEDVWYYLWRERRLPVNVDPFDARLDDELERARLRKVFEQKLDSVIGYVLPLRRADESPGLEGPCWQTGPWFFRDERMYLVPGDSPMGYRLPLDSLPWVGRADYPYLAERDPFAPCEPLPDADAFRARHVGPGDAPRYLAGVHREASAQTVMQWRESGTTGGAAAGGRRAAPDATRQPERFESAAWITRTALCVEARNGILYVFMPPLAALDDYLDLLDALELTAGALGVKLVLEGYPPPRDARLKLLQVTPDPGVIEVNIHPAHSFDELVGHTEFLYDAAWQSRLSSEKFMVDGRHVGTGGGNHFVLGGATPADSPFLRRPDLLASLIAYWHNHPSLSYLFSGLFIGPTSQAPRVDEARNDQVYELDIAFAEIQRNQLLHGHDMPPWLVDRVLRNLLIDVTGNTHRSEFCIDKLYSPDSPTGRLGLLELRAFEMPPHARMSVVQQLLLRALVARFWAAPYTTPLTRWGTALHDRFMLPTFLRMDFDDVLAELRDAGFDFDPAWFAPHFEFRFPLFGQIAVNGMQLTLRGALEPWHVMGEEGASGGTVRYVDSSLERLEVRVTGLNDNRHVVTVNGRALPLQPTGTAGEYVAGVRYKAWAPPSALHPTIGVHAPLTFDIVDTWMQRSLGGCRYHVAHPGGRNYATFPVNAYEAESRRLARFVAMGHTPGRMAVAAAVPSREFPFTLDLRRP; encoded by the coding sequence CCCGTTCCAGTACGACGACGCGCTGCGCACCGAGCTCGCGCCGTATCTCGCGTGCGATCCGCCGACGAGCGCGTCGTCCGCGTTCCGCGCGTATCTCGACGGAGTCGACCGCACGCCGGCCGGCACCGTGAACTTCCTGGTCGCGCTGAACCAGAAGCTGTCGCGCGACATCCGCTATCTGGTGCGGATGGAGCCGGGCGTGCAGACACCCGCGCAGACGCTCGAACGCGCGTCGGGCTCGTGCCGCGACAGCGGCTGGCTGCTCGTGCAGCTGTGCCGGCACCTGGGGATCGCGGCGCGCTTCGTGTCGGGCTACCTGATCCAGCTCACGCCGGACGTCAAGTCGCTCGACGGCCCGAGCGGCACGGCAGTCGACTTCACCGACCTGCACGCGTGGTGCGAAGTGTATTTGCCGGGCGCGGGCTGGATCGGCTTCGACCCGACGTCGGGCCTGCTCGCCGGCGAAGGGCACATTCCGCTCGCATGCACGCCGCAGCCGACCAGCGCCGCGCCGGTCGAGGGGCTGATCGACGAGTGCGAAGTCGCGTTCGAGCACGAGATGGCAGTCACGCGCGTGTACGAATCGCCGCGCGTGACGAAGCCGTATACCGACGCCCAATGGGGCGCGGTGCGCGCGCTCGGCGCGCAGGTCGACGCGGCGCTGACGGCCGGCGACGTGCGGCTCACGCAGGGCGGCGAGCCGACCTTCGTGTCGATCGACGACCGCGACGGCGCGGAATGGAACACCGACGCGCTCGGGCCGACCAAGCGCGGCTATGCGACGGAGCTCGTGCAGCGGCTGCGCGCCGAGTACGGCCACGGCGGCTTCCTGCATTTCGGGCAGGGCAAGTGGTATCCGGGCGAGCAGCTGCCGCGCTGGGCGCTGTCGATCTTCTGGCGCGCGGACGGGCAGCCGGCCTGGCGCGATCCGTCGCTGTTCGCGGACGAGCGCGTGCCGTCGGCTTATACGACCGACGACGCGAAGCGCTTCATCGACGCGCTGGCCGCGCGCCTGAACCTGACCGGCGAATTCATCCGTCCGGGTTACGAAGATGTCTGGTATTACCTGTGGCGCGAGCGCCGGCTGCCGGTCAACGTCGACCCGTTCGACGCGCGGCTCGACGACGAACTGGAGCGCGCGCGGCTGCGCAAGGTGTTCGAGCAGAAGCTCGACAGCGTGATCGGCTACGTGCTGCCGCTCAGGCGCGCGGATGAATCCCCGGGGCTCGAGGGCCCGTGCTGGCAGACCGGCCCGTGGTTCTTCCGCGACGAGCGGATGTACCTCGTGCCCGGCGATTCGCCGATGGGCTACCGGCTGCCGCTCGACTCGCTGCCGTGGGTCGGTCGCGCCGACTATCCGTACCTGGCCGAGCGCGACCCGTTCGCGCCGTGCGAGCCGCTGCCGGATGCCGACGCGTTCCGCGCGCGCCATGTCGGGCCGGGCGATGCGCCGCGCTATCTGGCCGGCGTGCATCGCGAGGCGTCCGCGCAGACCGTGATGCAGTGGCGCGAGAGTGGCACGACGGGCGGCGCCGCGGCCGGCGGGCGCCGTGCCGCCCCGGACGCGACGCGCCAGCCCGAGCGTTTCGAATCGGCCGCGTGGATCACGCGCACCGCGCTATGCGTCGAGGCGCGCAACGGCATCCTGTACGTGTTCATGCCGCCGCTCGCCGCACTCGACGATTATCTCGACCTGCTGGACGCGCTCGAGCTGACCGCCGGCGCGCTCGGCGTGAAGCTCGTGCTCGAAGGCTATCCGCCGCCGCGCGACGCGCGCCTGAAGCTGCTGCAGGTGACGCCGGACCCGGGCGTGATCGAGGTCAACATCCATCCGGCGCACAGTTTCGACGAGCTGGTCGGCCATACCGAGTTCCTGTACGACGCGGCGTGGCAGTCGAGGCTCAGCAGCGAGAAGTTCATGGTCGACGGCCGCCACGTCGGCACGGGCGGCGGCAACCACTTCGTGCTCGGCGGCGCGACGCCGGCCGACAGCCCGTTCCTGCGGCGTCCGGACCTGCTCGCGAGCCTGATCGCATACTGGCACAACCATCCGTCGCTGTCTTACCTGTTCTCGGGGCTCTTCATCGGCCCGACGAGCCAGGCGCCGCGCGTCGACGAAGCGCGCAACGACCAGGTCTACGAGCTCGACATCGCGTTCGCGGAAATCCAGCGCAACCAGCTGCTGCATGGGCACGACATGCCGCCGTGGCTCGTCGACCGCGTGCTGCGCAACCTGCTGATCGACGTGACCGGCAACACGCACCGCAGCGAGTTCTGCATCGACAAGCTGTATTCGCCCGATTCGCCGACGGGCCGCCTCGGCCTGCTCGAACTGCGCGCGTTCGAGATGCCGCCGCATGCGCGGATGAGCGTCGTGCAGCAGCTGCTGCTGCGCGCACTGGTTGCCCGCTTCTGGGCGGCGCCGTACACGACGCCGCTCACGCGCTGGGGCACCGCGCTGCACGACCGCTTCATGCTGCCGACGTTCCTGAGGATGGATTTCGACGACGTGCTGGCCGAGCTGCGCGACGCCGGCTTCGATTTCGATCCGGCGTGGTTCGCGCCGCACTTCGAGTTCCGCTTCCCGCTGTTCGGGCAGATCGCGGTGAACGGGATGCAGCTCACGCTGCGCGGTGCGCTGGAGCCGTGGCACGTGATGGGCGAGGAGGGCGCGAGCGGCGGCACGGTGCGCTACGTCGATTCGTCGCTCGAACGGCTCGAGGTGCGCGTCACCGGCCTGAACGACAACCGCCATGTCGTGACCGTCAACGGCCGCGCGCTGCCGCTGCAGCCGACCGGCACCGCCGGCGAATACGTCGCGGGCGTGCGCTACAAGGCGTGGGCGCCGCCGTCCGCGCTGCATCCGACGATCGGCGTGCATGCGCCGCTGACGTTCGACATCGTCGATACGTGGATGCAGCGCTCGCTCGGCGGCTGCCGGTATCACGTCGCGCATCCGGGCGGGCGCAACTACGCGACGTTCCCGGTCAACGCGTACGAAGCCGAGAGCCGGCGGCTCGCGCGTTTCGTCGCGATGGGGCATACGCCGGGCCGGATGGCGGTGGCGGCGGCCGTGCCGAGCCGCGAGTTCCCGTTCACGCTGGATTTGCGGCGGCCTTGA
- a CDS encoding transglutaminase family protein, whose protein sequence is MTTTKSAAKAPPAPDAATPADPVAGRLLRVTHDTEYRYAARVESAQHQARLTPLATPRQQVLSFALDIEPAPESVGAETDAFGNARTSFALNQPHDALFVRSRSVVRVTPPVWSAGARGEPPPAIAQPDPAHASAWEAVRERFRFRAGQPYDTASEFVFASPHVACDPALAAYAAVSFTPGRPLVQAAWDLMRRIHAEFTYAPNSTDVTTTALDALALRQGVCQDFAHVMIGALRSLGLAARYVSGYLLTQPPPGQPRLIGADASHAWVEVYDPAWPEDGGWLQLDPTNDRAPGDDYVMLSIGRDYADVTPLRGVIRGGGADQELKVGVTVEPLEA, encoded by the coding sequence GTGACGACGACCAAGTCCGCGGCGAAGGCGCCGCCCGCACCGGACGCGGCTACGCCTGCCGATCCCGTCGCCGGCCGGCTGCTGCGTGTCACGCACGACACCGAGTACCGCTATGCGGCGCGGGTCGAATCCGCGCAGCACCAGGCGCGCCTGACGCCGCTCGCGACGCCGCGCCAGCAGGTGCTGTCGTTCGCGCTCGACATCGAACCCGCGCCGGAAAGCGTCGGCGCCGAGACCGATGCGTTCGGCAACGCGCGCACGTCGTTCGCACTGAACCAGCCGCACGACGCGCTGTTCGTGCGCAGCCGCAGCGTCGTGCGGGTGACGCCGCCCGTCTGGTCGGCCGGCGCGCGCGGCGAGCCGCCGCCCGCGATCGCGCAGCCGGACCCGGCGCACGCGAGCGCGTGGGAGGCGGTGCGCGAGCGGTTCCGTTTTCGTGCGGGGCAGCCATACGACACGGCGAGCGAATTCGTGTTCGCATCGCCGCACGTCGCGTGCGACCCGGCGCTGGCCGCGTATGCGGCGGTCAGCTTCACGCCGGGCCGGCCGCTCGTGCAGGCGGCGTGGGACCTGATGCGGCGCATCCACGCGGAATTCACGTACGCGCCGAACAGCACCGACGTGACGACGACCGCACTCGATGCGCTCGCGCTGCGCCAGGGGGTGTGCCAGGATTTCGCGCACGTGATGATCGGCGCGCTGCGCTCGCTGGGGCTCGCGGCGCGCTACGTGAGCGGCTATCTGCTGACGCAACCGCCGCCCGGGCAGCCGCGGCTGATCGGCGCGGACGCGTCGCATGCGTGGGTCGAGGTGTACGACCCGGCGTGGCCGGAGGACGGCGGCTGGCTGCAGCTCGATCCGACCAACGATCGCGCACCGGGCGACGACTACGTGATGCTGTCGATCGGGCGCGACTACGCGGACGTGACGCCGCTGCGCGGCGTGATTCGCGGCGGCGGCGCGGATCAGGAGCTGAAGGTCGGGGTGACGGTCGAGCCGCTGGAGGCGTGA
- a CDS encoding fimbria/pilus outer membrane usher protein — MLQPKGAASDISVEFDIETLKERGLDPALAHYFAEKPRFLGGVHRVSLSVNGQPRGTVDVRFDDQGNVCFDHALIARAHLRLPDELTPPRRWSFLAFLSGQPAPLSGPAKMGSSDSRPENAESHSGEPERATPDDARRVVASERSARPFAESCYDYRSFQPQTEIKADSSRDQVEIVVPADALTQPRPGDSASSGGTGAMLNYNLVAGGSRSGGSGTTTYLSADTEAGFNLGDWVVRSAQTYWRQQGESEFQMPYVFAQKTDVDTGYLVQVGQIAIQNPVVSGMPIEGVQILPDDALASVESGSAIQGVATQQSRVEVRQAGILVYTTLVPAGPFMLRNVTLVDRSSLIEVTLIDQANNKRSFTVLPSSLVAPRGAPLGLSLAVGRVYQYRGPNEMARPVVVSIAKGWNVGERSSVVAGAVVSSRNQTVGVNHTMPLFGNSVSAGSNAQISNSPPLGERGASVGLSLSAQLPRDVSLNIQANRQTIGFRTLSDTLYDVPDNVRQSAYWEIMRNYRVRDVTSGSATWNSDSLGALSASFNRFSTYAGFSGQHVAASWNRQFGRASLSINIDRSLGRGTTGADTAIYASLSFPLGPVHMSTYVTRNSGMLRGGVNASQTVNDVVSYNVGAERGQDSGSERAFATLSLRPRFTQASVSGSAQRNSGSLSAQLQGGMVATQEGVTLSPYSIGDTFGVISTGDLSGVGISTPAGVVWTDARGKAVIGSIPPYADVSTVVRTQTLPRDVDIKNGYAELNAGRGSVNFIDIAVRRTKRMLLNVHMSDGNPLPVGSSIRDSKDNYVTTAVGDGVVYLDQEPAGPLVARLPGSGQCSLRFQAPEGQVLASPFVQVDATCDADPNSI, encoded by the coding sequence ATGCTTCAGCCGAAAGGGGCGGCATCCGACATAAGCGTCGAATTCGATATCGAGACACTGAAGGAGCGTGGTCTCGACCCGGCACTCGCGCATTACTTCGCTGAAAAACCGCGTTTCCTCGGCGGCGTGCATCGCGTCTCGCTCTCCGTCAACGGTCAGCCGCGCGGGACAGTCGATGTCCGCTTCGACGATCAGGGCAACGTGTGTTTTGATCACGCGTTGATCGCACGGGCGCACCTGCGCTTGCCGGATGAACTGACACCGCCCCGTCGCTGGAGCTTCCTCGCATTCTTGAGTGGACAGCCTGCTCCGCTTTCCGGGCCGGCGAAGATGGGTTCGTCCGATTCTCGCCCCGAAAACGCGGAATCGCACAGCGGCGAGCCGGAGAGAGCCACGCCTGACGACGCGAGACGAGTCGTTGCGTCGGAGCGATCGGCGCGTCCGTTCGCGGAGAGCTGTTACGACTATCGATCGTTTCAACCGCAGACGGAAATCAAGGCCGATTCGTCGAGAGACCAGGTCGAAATCGTCGTGCCTGCCGATGCGCTGACCCAGCCGCGTCCCGGCGATAGCGCGTCATCCGGCGGTACGGGCGCGATGCTGAACTACAACCTGGTGGCAGGCGGCAGCCGATCGGGCGGCAGCGGTACCACGACGTACCTGTCTGCGGATACCGAAGCCGGATTCAATCTGGGCGACTGGGTGGTGCGCAGCGCGCAGACATACTGGCGGCAGCAGGGCGAATCCGAATTTCAGATGCCCTATGTCTTCGCGCAGAAGACGGATGTCGACACGGGCTATCTGGTACAGGTCGGGCAGATTGCGATCCAAAACCCGGTCGTCAGCGGGATGCCGATCGAGGGCGTGCAGATCCTGCCCGACGATGCGCTCGCGTCTGTCGAGAGCGGCAGCGCGATTCAGGGCGTCGCCACGCAGCAGTCGCGCGTCGAGGTTCGGCAAGCAGGAATCCTCGTCTACACGACATTGGTGCCTGCGGGGCCGTTCATGCTCCGCAACGTTACGCTGGTCGATCGCTCGTCGCTGATCGAAGTCACGTTGATCGACCAGGCGAACAACAAGCGCAGTTTCACCGTATTGCCTTCGTCGCTCGTCGCGCCCCGCGGCGCGCCGCTCGGTCTGTCGCTGGCGGTCGGGCGCGTATATCAGTACCGCGGGCCGAATGAAATGGCGCGTCCTGTGGTCGTTTCCATCGCGAAGGGCTGGAATGTCGGCGAGCGCTCGAGCGTGGTCGCGGGAGCAGTCGTGTCTTCTCGCAACCAGACCGTTGGCGTCAACCATACGATGCCGCTGTTCGGAAACAGCGTGTCGGCGGGGAGCAACGCGCAGATCAGCAATTCGCCGCCGTTGGGAGAGCGCGGCGCCAGCGTTGGCTTGTCGTTGTCCGCTCAGCTTCCGCGCGACGTATCGCTGAATATCCAGGCCAATCGGCAGACCATCGGCTTTCGCACATTGTCCGATACGCTCTATGACGTGCCGGACAACGTCCGCCAGTCGGCGTATTGGGAGATCATGCGCAACTACCGGGTTCGCGACGTGACGTCCGGCTCGGCGACCTGGAACAGCGATAGCCTTGGGGCGCTTTCCGCATCGTTCAATCGCTTCTCGACGTATGCCGGTTTCTCCGGCCAGCACGTCGCTGCATCGTGGAACCGCCAATTCGGTCGAGCCAGCCTGTCGATCAATATCGATCGCTCGCTCGGCCGCGGCACCACCGGCGCGGACACGGCGATCTACGCATCGCTCAGCTTTCCGCTCGGCCCGGTACACATGAGCACCTATGTGACCCGGAACAGCGGCATGCTGCGCGGTGGCGTCAACGCGAGCCAGACAGTCAACGATGTCGTCAGCTACAACGTCGGCGCGGAGCGCGGACAAGACAGCGGCAGCGAGCGGGCATTCGCCACGCTGAGCTTGCGGCCGCGCTTCACGCAGGCTTCGGTGAGCGGCTCGGCGCAACGCAACAGCGGATCGTTGTCCGCGCAGCTTCAGGGCGGGATGGTCGCGACGCAGGAAGGCGTCACGCTGTCGCCATACAGTATCGGCGATACGTTCGGCGTGATCTCGACAGGCGATCTGTCGGGGGTGGGCATCAGCACGCCGGCGGGTGTCGTGTGGACGGATGCGCGCGGCAAGGCCGTGATCGGCAGCATTCCCCCCTATGCCGACGTAAGCACGGTTGTCCGTACCCAAACCTTGCCGCGCGACGTGGACATCAAGAACGGATACGCGGAGCTCAACGCGGGACGCGGATCCGTCAATTTCATCGACATCGCGGTGCGCAGGACGAAGCGCATGCTGCTCAACGTGCACATGAGCGACGGAAATCCGCTGCCTGTCGGCTCGTCGATTCGCGATTCCAAGGACAACTACGTCACGACCGCCGTGGGCGACGGCGTGGTCTA